In Cryptomeria japonica chromosome 10, Sugi_1.0, whole genome shotgun sequence, a genomic segment contains:
- the LOC131063410 gene encoding uncharacterized protein At1g66480-like, protein MKLDGQLLKVKGPLLVNQILADYPGHVILHSEAVRHMGVRAKPLDGSATLNARHLYFLVQLSKLENQTRRVRSEIPTNPKSRLESMLLTRRSISDISHGNCEPSSDTTISKTSEDNGVLRIKVRFSKVQLLEMMAESQDRSERVERILNSCLNHAKFQQMERGKVKKDWEPKEDNLPWNPSLESVPETC, encoded by the coding sequence ATGAAGTTAGATGGGCAATTGTTGAAGGTGAAGGGGCCTCTCTTAGTAAATCAAATCCTTGCAGATTATCCAGGCCATGTCATTTTGCATTCAGAAGCAGTTCGTCATATGGGAGTGAGAGCAAAACCTCTGGATGGATCTGCAACTCTCAACGCTAGGcacctctattttcttgttcaaTTGTCAAAGTTGGAGAATCAGACACGAAGGGTTCGTTCTGAGATACCCACGAATCCAAAGTCTAGGCTTGAAAGTATGCTCTTAACGCGGAGATCCATTTCTGATATTTCTCACGGGAATTGTGAACCATCATCAGATACAACAATTTCTAAGACCAGTGAAGATAATGGAGTTCTTCGGATTAAAGTCCGGTTTAGCAAAGTTCAACTTCTTGAAATGATGGCAGAGAGCCAAGACAGATCTGAGAGAGTGGAAAGAATCCTAAATTCATGCCTCAACCATGCGAAATTCCAGCAAATGGAGAGAGGAAAGGTGAAGAAAGATTGGGAGCCAAAGGAAGACAATTTGCCATGGAATCCCTCCCTAGAAAGTGTACCTGAAACTTGTTAA